In Alphaproteobacteria bacterium, a single genomic region encodes these proteins:
- a CDS encoding complex I NDUFA9 subunit family protein encodes MDLRGKRVTVFGGSGFVGRYVVQSLAKNGAMITVACRNVERALFLKTLGEIGQISLVSTNVIDPKSVARALENADMVVNLVGILFEAGKQTFKGVHENGPERMAQLAKKAGVERFVHISAIGADSQSRSKYGKTKFAGETRLRKKFPEVTIVRPSIIFGAEDAFFNRFASMACISPFLPLIGGGKTQFQPVYVCDIAEVVCRILMTPQTIGKLYELGGPNIYSFKSLMQIMLEQIHRKRLLIPIPFWMASCMGAVFGLLPNPPLTLDQVRLLRRNNIVSEKALGFKDFGIDPLAMEAILPTYLDRFCPVGSK; translated from the coding sequence ATGGACTTGAGGGGAAAAAGAGTAACAGTCTTCGGTGGATCAGGCTTTGTGGGTCGGTATGTGGTTCAAAGTTTGGCAAAGAATGGCGCTATGATTACGGTGGCTTGCCGTAACGTTGAGCGTGCACTTTTTCTGAAGACTTTGGGAGAAATAGGCCAAATATCACTCGTCAGCACCAATGTTATAGATCCAAAGTCAGTTGCGAGGGCTCTGGAGAATGCAGACATGGTCGTGAATCTAGTGGGCATTCTCTTTGAGGCAGGAAAACAGACTTTTAAAGGTGTCCACGAAAATGGGCCAGAGCGTATGGCTCAATTGGCCAAAAAAGCTGGAGTTGAACGGTTTGTTCACATTTCAGCCATTGGGGCGGATTCTCAATCGCGCTCTAAATATGGCAAGACAAAGTTTGCAGGGGAGACACGATTACGGAAAAAGTTTCCGGAAGTAACCATTGTGCGCCCAAGCATTATTTTTGGGGCAGAGGATGCCTTTTTTAACCGATTTGCTTCCATGGCTTGCATCAGCCCCTTTTTGCCGCTCATTGGGGGAGGTAAAACACAGTTTCAGCCCGTTTACGTGTGTGATATTGCCGAAGTGGTTTGTCGTATTCTCATGACGCCTCAGACCATAGGAAAGCTCTATGAGCTGGGAGGGCCGAATATCTATTCCTTTAAGTCGCTTATGCAGATTATGCTGGAGCAAATCCATAGGAAACGATTGTTGATTCCCATCCCTTTTTGGATGGCATCTTGTATGGGAGCCGTATTTGGCCTCCTTCCCAATCCACCCCTGACCCTAGATCAAGTGCGTCTTCTGCGAAGAAATAACATTGTTTCTGAAAAAGCTTTGGGTTTTAAGGATTTTGGGATAGATCCTTTGGCAATGGAAGCTATTCTCCCAACTTATTTAGATAGGTTTTGTCCTGTAGGATCCAAATAA
- a CDS encoding NAD(P)H-binding protein → MIVVLAATGMIGRKLVEKLCDAGHDVLATGRTKEKLSTIDKRAQQAYADLQDPSSLKPLLKKAKIVICCAHGSHAETIIPNLPKALDRLILMGSTRVFTKLPDPQADAVRQALELFNKSKVPGIMLLPSMIYGSPQDRNINRILSLVQQFPFIPLPNGGKAFVQPVFVDDVIEALFKSVSADLAKLDRTITVAGPEPIPYSSLVKTCGNALNRKIHILPVPISPLSLVAKLLKPLGMTINQDELVRATENKSYDVTPLRQQLGITPISFEDGLNLKIQRGWYPRKKLSF, encoded by the coding sequence ATGATTGTTGTTCTAGCCGCCACTGGAATGATCGGACGAAAACTTGTGGAAAAGCTCTGCGACGCTGGACACGATGTGCTTGCCACTGGGCGCACCAAGGAGAAACTCTCCACAATCGATAAACGTGCCCAACAAGCGTATGCTGACTTACAGGATCCCAGCTCCTTGAAGCCACTTTTGAAAAAAGCAAAAATTGTTATCTGTTGTGCCCACGGAAGCCATGCTGAAACCATTATCCCTAACCTGCCTAAAGCACTTGATCGACTGATTCTTATGGGCTCCACGCGCGTTTTCACCAAGCTTCCTGATCCCCAAGCGGATGCTGTGCGCCAAGCTTTAGAGCTTTTTAACAAATCAAAAGTACCAGGCATCATGTTGCTCCCATCCATGATCTATGGATCCCCTCAAGATCGAAATATAAATCGTATATTATCACTGGTTCAACAATTTCCCTTTATTCCCCTACCAAATGGCGGCAAGGCTTTCGTCCAACCTGTTTTCGTAGATGACGTTATCGAAGCTCTCTTTAAAAGCGTTTCAGCTGATTTAGCGAAACTTGATAGAACAATCACGGTTGCGGGACCTGAACCGATCCCTTATTCATCATTAGTCAAAACATGTGGAAACGCCTTAAATCGGAAAATCCATATTTTGCCCGTCCCCATCTCACCACTCTCTTTGGTAGCCAAACTACTCAAGCCCCTAGGGATGACTATCAACCAAGACGAGCTTGTACGAGCTACGGAAAACAAGTCTTATGATGTTACGCCCTTACGCCAACAATTAGGAATTACCCCCATAAGCTTTGAAGATGGACTGAACCTCAAGATTCAAAGAGGATGGTATCCCAGAAAAAAATTGTCTTTTTAA
- a CDS encoding SIS domain-containing protein gives MSFQKYLQETVKVLQALETQNVFSTVDNVIKVISQALVNRLPLLVCGNGGSASDAMHISGELVGRFVKERPGLKVIALSADQAFMTAWSNDYSYETVFARQVEAYGEAGGVLLGLSTSGNSKNVIEAFKVAKSLSMETVALTGESGGALAPMADYTLKVPSSITSHIQEGHLCLYHYICREIEAICAAKLGNMEVAV, from the coding sequence ATGTCTTTTCAAAAGTATCTTCAGGAAACAGTTAAGGTTCTTCAAGCTTTGGAGACTCAAAATGTCTTCTCTACAGTTGATAATGTCATAAAGGTTATCTCGCAGGCGCTCGTTAATCGCCTCCCCCTTCTTGTTTGTGGAAATGGGGGATCGGCCTCAGATGCCATGCATATTTCTGGGGAGTTAGTTGGACGCTTTGTCAAAGAACGTCCTGGATTAAAGGTAATCGCCCTTAGTGCTGACCAGGCCTTCATGACGGCTTGGAGCAACGACTACTCCTATGAAACGGTCTTTGCCCGTCAGGTGGAAGCTTATGGAGAAGCAGGCGGGGTTCTTTTGGGGCTAAGTACCAGTGGAAATTCCAAGAATGTCATTGAGGCTTTTAAGGTTGCCAAATCCCTTTCCATGGAAACAGTTGCTCTTACGGGTGAATCAGGAGGCGCATTGGCACCTATGGCTGACTATACTTTGAAGGTTCCTTCTTCCATAACGTCACACATCCAGGAAGGACATTTGTGTCTATACCATTACATTTGCCGAGAAATAGAAGCCATATGTGCTGCTAAGCTTGGAAATATGGAAGTTGCCGTTTAA
- a CDS encoding NAD(P)H-hydrate dehydratase — protein sequence MAKCLLGSKKFDQHLLVTVEDMVSIEHKTVKETKISFYDLMERSGKAVSKEILDHFPKPQKTIVLCGPGNNGGDGFVVARFLKEAGWPVTVAIPPAYGRWSDSATAHKALWTEKCTDLNPEITSGFDIIIDGLFGIGLDRPLKEPYVDIIKTANQQKAFRVSIDIPSGIDGATGALLGVAFNADLTVTFGHKKLGHALLPGRSHTGICKIHDIGFVAPDDTQRKIYLNHPDLWKSAYPYPKIEGHKYTRGHGVILGGSTFTGAARLAAMAARRIGAGLISIATSPEAQEIYATSSPGILLSILAHTHDFEELVKDDRKNAYLLGPGFLGGNRDLIPSLQNKVRAVLGKKRSCILDADVFTAFEKHPKDLFAAIKSPCVMTPHTGEFSRLFNDKGSRISQAQEASKLSKAILVLKGPDTVIADPSGHTIIENHGTPFLATGGTGDVLSGMILGLLAQDMDPFHASAMATWIHSEASDLIGLGLLAEDIPDCIPEIMDEVF from the coding sequence ATGGCAAAGTGTCTCTTAGGATCTAAAAAATTCGATCAACACTTACTTGTAACCGTAGAAGACATGGTTTCCATTGAACATAAAACAGTCAAAGAAACCAAAATTTCCTTTTATGATCTTATGGAGCGGTCTGGCAAAGCCGTTTCCAAAGAAATACTGGATCATTTTCCCAAACCACAAAAAACAATTGTCCTCTGTGGTCCTGGAAACAACGGCGGAGATGGATTTGTTGTTGCGCGATTCCTCAAAGAGGCTGGATGGCCCGTCACCGTGGCTATTCCACCAGCGTATGGTCGCTGGTCCGACTCTGCCACTGCACACAAAGCTCTCTGGACCGAAAAATGCACAGACCTAAACCCTGAAATCACTTCGGGGTTCGATATCATAATAGATGGCCTATTTGGCATTGGCTTAGATAGGCCCCTCAAAGAACCCTACGTTGACATTATTAAAACAGCAAATCAGCAAAAAGCCTTTCGGGTATCTATTGATATTCCTAGTGGCATAGATGGGGCTACGGGAGCTCTCTTAGGTGTTGCGTTTAATGCAGACTTAACGGTTACTTTTGGGCACAAAAAACTTGGTCACGCCCTCCTACCTGGTCGCAGTCACACGGGCATTTGCAAAATACATGATATCGGATTTGTCGCACCGGATGACACGCAAAGAAAAATCTATTTGAATCACCCTGATCTTTGGAAGAGTGCCTATCCATATCCCAAAATCGAAGGCCACAAATATACAAGAGGCCACGGGGTTATTCTAGGAGGCTCCACATTCACCGGGGCAGCACGGCTTGCGGCCATGGCAGCCCGCCGCATAGGAGCAGGACTGATATCCATTGCAACATCTCCAGAAGCCCAAGAAATATATGCCACCAGTTCTCCAGGAATTCTCCTTTCTATTCTCGCCCACACCCATGATTTTGAAGAACTTGTTAAAGATGACAGGAAAAATGCTTACCTACTGGGCCCAGGATTCTTGGGAGGAAACCGTGATCTGATTCCTTCTTTGCAAAATAAGGTTCGAGCTGTCCTGGGCAAAAAACGATCCTGCATTTTAGATGCTGACGTTTTTACGGCATTTGAGAAACATCCTAAGGATCTTTTTGCGGCCATCAAAAGCCCCTGTGTCATGACGCCCCATACAGGAGAATTTTCTCGCCTCTTCAATGACAAAGGATCAAGAATATCCCAAGCCCAAGAGGCTTCCAAACTTAGTAAGGCTATTCTTGTTTTAAAAGGCCCCGATACCGTCATTGCAGATCCCTCTGGCCACACAATCATCGAAAATCATGGCACACCGTTCCTGGCCACAGGCGGCACAGGAGATGTTCTATCGGGCATGATCTTAGGACTTTTGGCCCAAGATATGGATCCCTTCCACGCGAGTGCCATGGCCACTTGGATCCATAGTGAAGCAAGTGACTTGATCGGACTTGGCCTCCTTGCAGAAGACATCCCAGACTGTATTCCTGAAATTATGGATGAGGTATTTTAA
- a CDS encoding NTP/NDP exchange transporter, with protein MSTQSPVDTSNPSTLEKIKAIFWPVNGYENKKVIPMALMMFCVLFNYTILRDVKDAIIITAPGSGAEVTNFLKIYGTLPMAILVMILYAKMSTLLKKTTLFYSTLSMFLIFFALFAFVIFPNKEFFNMSQDTIQQLKGEYPRLQWFIPVIGYWTYSLYYVFSELWGTVALSVLFWTFANETTRSSEAQRFYALFGLVGNVGLIFSGGLLRWITSSSEVTGASLDQVWGTNLKYITVAFLFFGGLIMFLYNWIQKNVLTDPRLYDPETMGTSKKKKKVKLSFTEGLKVVFSSKYLCFIAMLVLGYGISINLVEITWKSQLKLQYPDTNSYVNFMGFFSQMTGFTTIILMIVGNNILRRLGWFTGAIITPVMVLITGASFFTFVIFRDDMTPLMAALTVTPVLLAVIVGAAQNILSKSTKYSLFDPTKEMSYIPLDDNLKVRGKAAVDGVGGRLGKSGGAIMQQILLVSIVGSTQITIAPILAVIVMAIVGVWLFAVFGLSKQYYALRAKQETKKSKTSAA; from the coding sequence ATGTCGACTCAATCCCCTGTGGACACATCGAACCCATCCACATTAGAGAAAATTAAAGCTATATTTTGGCCAGTGAATGGGTATGAAAACAAAAAAGTCATTCCGATGGCTTTAATGATGTTTTGTGTTCTATTTAATTATACTATTTTACGAGACGTTAAAGACGCTATTATCATTACCGCACCGGGATCAGGTGCAGAAGTTACAAACTTTTTGAAGATATACGGCACCCTTCCAATGGCCATCTTGGTCATGATTCTCTATGCCAAAATGAGTACGCTTCTGAAGAAAACAACTCTCTTCTATTCGACACTCTCCATGTTTTTGATTTTCTTTGCTCTCTTCGCCTTTGTCATTTTTCCGAACAAAGAATTCTTTAATATGAGCCAAGATACGATCCAGCAGTTGAAGGGTGAATATCCACGCTTGCAGTGGTTCATTCCTGTCATCGGTTATTGGACATATTCATTGTATTACGTGTTTTCTGAATTGTGGGGAACCGTTGCTCTCTCGGTTCTCTTCTGGACATTTGCCAATGAAACTACCCGTAGTTCTGAGGCACAACGTTTCTACGCCCTTTTCGGACTTGTAGGAAACGTTGGACTTATTTTCTCTGGTGGACTTTTGAGATGGATCACAAGCTCCAGTGAAGTTACTGGCGCTAGTCTGGATCAGGTCTGGGGAACAAACCTTAAGTACATTACGGTTGCGTTTCTGTTTTTTGGCGGACTCATCATGTTCTTATACAACTGGATTCAAAAGAATGTCCTGACAGATCCACGACTTTATGATCCAGAAACCATGGGAACATCTAAAAAGAAAAAGAAGGTAAAGCTCAGCTTTACTGAAGGCTTAAAGGTTGTATTCTCCTCTAAGTACCTCTGCTTTATTGCCATGCTCGTTCTTGGATATGGTATCAGTATCAACTTGGTTGAAATTACTTGGAAAAGCCAACTCAAACTTCAGTATCCTGATACAAACTCATACGTTAACTTTATGGGTTTCTTCTCCCAAATGACAGGGTTTACAACAATCATTTTGATGATCGTTGGAAATAACATTCTAAGGCGGCTAGGTTGGTTCACAGGAGCTATCATTACACCTGTAATGGTCCTTATAACTGGGGCTTCCTTCTTTACCTTTGTCATTTTCCGGGATGATATGACCCCATTAATGGCAGCATTAACGGTAACACCAGTGCTTCTTGCTGTGATTGTGGGGGCCGCCCAAAACATTCTGAGTAAATCTACAAAATACTCATTGTTTGATCCAACCAAGGAAATGTCTTATATCCCGCTGGATGATAACTTAAAAGTCCGTGGTAAGGCCGCCGTTGACGGGGTTGGTGGGCGTTTAGGAAAATCAGGTGGTGCTATCATGCAGCAGATTCTTCTTGTCAGTATCGTTGGAAGTACACAGATCACCATCGCACCGATCCTAGCTGTTATTGTTATGGCTATCGTTGGTGTCTGGCTATTTGCGGTCTTCGGACTCTCAAAGCAATACTACGCTTTAAGAGCAAAGCAGGAGACTAAAAAGTCTAAGACTTCCGCTGCATAG